CGTATAGCCGGACAGGGTGGTTATTTCACAGTTGTACCGGAAAGTGTCGTCCAGCATCATACAAACTGCACTCCGGGTCGTTTCGATATGGAGACGGAAAATCAATGTCTCCTTGAACAGCGATGCCGGAGTGTGGAAGAGACCTGTTGTCGTCTTCATGCCGAGGATGGTTTTGAGTCCGCCTTTACGCCGTGGTTAACACTTGTTCCGAAGCTTCCTGAAGAACGCGTTCGTGCTCTTGATGCCGAGTATGGGGGCGTCCGGGATTTGGACCAGTTGCACGCCCTCATTCAGCAGGAGCCGCTCTGGGATACCGGATACATTTCGATTATACGTGAATCCTTGACGGCGGATAACCCGGTGTTCGCGACCATGATGTCGCACCTTCGGACTTTGCTGTGTCCAAGTTTTATTGCTTTCCGTAATCATTTAGAATTCATGCGGCTATTCGGCAACGATGCGTTGGCCCAGGAATTCGGCAACAAGGTCGCCCGGATTGATGCAGCGCTTGCTGATAAGACAGCGTTGGTGCAGAAAGCCCGAGCCATTGAGATGAAGACTCGTGATCCGCTGACTGTCGCGGCTCTGGAAGTATGGAGAAAACAGAACGCCCCTGAATGATTCAAGGGCGTTTGTATTTGGACTCTATCACCAGTTATTTGAGGTTACTGCTTGCGCAATAGCTTGAAGTCGAAGTGCAGTCACAGACGTTTCTCGGTGGGGTGATCGAAGGCCGCAGTGAAGCGATGGGGCTTTGCGGCCCTTTTACACCATTTCTCTCAGGCAGGACTCACGGGAGCATCATCTGGAAAAGTGGCATTCGTTGCATGCACCATATCCAGCCATAACCCCGAGGCCGATAAGAACCATTATGGGCCAGATGAACAGGAGCGGCCAGACAAATAGCGACAGGATCGCGATAAAGCCGCTTATCATCAGCAGAATAGGCCCTACCCACGGCATTTGGAGCCGTTCAAACAGAGTGCAGAGAGAACACGAGGACATCAGCATGACACACCTCCTTGTGTTATGTTTCTCTATAAAAAGATAGGAACGAGAGAGTGAAAGTCAACGGATTTGGGGAGTTCCCGCTTGTGAAGAAGCGGGGACTTTTTTTTTGGAATCCAGAAGAGATGAGGCCGCCTTTTGGGCGGCGGAAGAGAAGAGCCGTCACTGGCGTTCCTCCGGTTTTTTTTCGCCCTCCCGGCGGGGGCCGTTTTTTTGTTGGGGCAAAAAAAGGGCCGAAAAAAAGCCCCTTTCCAGTTTGGCCGCCTGTACTCCCGCGCCCAAGCATTTCCACCGACCGGCTGCGCTCCCGAAACAGGTGCCGAAGCGGCCCCCGGTTTCGAAGAGCCGCTCCGCCGTTCGGGGAGTTTCTAAGACGCGGAGAACGAAGGGCTGGAAAACATGTATTATGTATCGAAGATCGTTATATAAAAGCAATCGAGAATGGTTTTGCCTGCATTGTAACTGTCAATGACTTCATTAAAACTTGCATATTGAGGAGTTTTGCCCTCATGGGCAAAGTTGTGCCTCCATTGAATGATGTTTGAATAAGAAGAGGTTATACTTATTCTATTATTTTTGATTTGTTGCTCCTCTTCGAAATGAATGAGGTCAGTGAAGTTTGTTACGTATTTCGTGCCAAAGCGTTGTAAGTAATCTCTTTTTAAGTCTTGAAGTTTGATTCTAGCATTTATTCTATCAAATTTTTTTTCAACATAGTTGAAAAAAATGCGATCCCTAGTTTTGGCAAAACGTAACAGTAGACTTTTTATCGACAGTTCATATACTCCGCACCCTGCAACCGAAGCAAAGCCTGCATAGCGCGCCTTTAAAATGTCATCCGTTAAATTATTAACGAATGAATTCATATGGTTTATCACAGTGTCTGCCACTGGATAGTGAATAGAGTATGGCATTTTTAGTTAAGCAGTTCGTTTCTCACAAGGGAAAAACGTTTTTTTATGATTGTAGCGTCTGTTGTGCCAAGGGTTGTGTATTCTCTAAATTCATCTGTGTTTTTTAGGGAATGGTATCTATCAGAAAAATTAGATGGCATGCTTGAAAAACAATCGATTATGGTTGACATGACCGAATCCATCGCTGAAGTATTGAGAGGCCCTCTTAGATGGAAAGGCTTTTCTCCTAGATTGTCGATAACATACTTAGTTATTTTCGGAAATATATCTTTAAAATTGTGTACTTTTAAAGTGTTGCCATCTCGATGCTCACGCATGTTTGAATTAAGAAAATCTCTCATTGGCTTTTCGTACTCAGCGCCGCTTCCTGTTAATGAGAATATTCTAAGTATTAGTTCGATGTCTTTTTGATGTTTATCTGGGTAAGGCTTTCCAATTATCTTCCTCCAGTTTAAATCGGTATTAAGGTGGGTTAAGAGTTCGGCAAATTCTCCTCGGAAAACGCAATTCCTGATCTCTTGAGGGGTTAAAGGGGTGCCGCCAGTATTTAATCTTTCAAAAATATGAAACGCACTTGACCCCTTGTCTTCGGGGTTGATTTGGCGAATGTTGATTGCTCTAAGAACAGAAGAGTGGAGTAACTTTCTTTGATCACTCGACGAAAGGTCAGCAAAAGACATATTGGAATATGGGTTTTTTTGGGGGAGTTTTAGACGAAAAACTTGTCTTCTTTTCTGAGTGTCTTCTGGTCCGAAAAAACCTTCTAAAAAATATACAATACTCATTATCCTTTGTTGACCGTCAATGACTAGATTTTTATTGTCCTCGTCGATATAAAAAAAGACAGGGGGGACTGGAAGTCCACAGAGAAAAGAATCTATAAGAAGAGATGCTTGTCCAATTGTCCAAACAAATTTTCTTTGAAAATTGGGTATGAAAATAGCATCGGTTTTCCACATGTCCCAAACACCCGTAAGTGTTAAATCTGAAGGGTAGGATGCAATGTCATATTGAACATGGGAGGACTCTTCTTCTTTCTCTTTGTCTTCAATTTCAATATCTTCAATGTCTGTGAGTGTTTGGGGCATTGTTATATCCGCATGTTGAATGTTAAGGATGTTTATAGATCGTGTTATAACTATCATTGTGAGTCAAATAAGGTCAAATGGATAAATGCAAATATTAAGTTGTTTCAGCCATTCCATCTCCCGAACCTTAGAAGCTGACGATTTCGTCGAAGCGGCTCTTTGAATCACTGGAGCCGCTTCGGCGACTTGATTCGTGGAGCGGAGGTGAAAACGATCAGATTCTCGGTTTGGGAGTGCAGGCGGCCAAGTTTGTGAAGCGCCTTTTCTTTCGTCTATTTCTTTTGGCGCAGCAAAAGAAATGGACTCCGCCGGAAGGGCAAAAAAAGCTTGGAGGAACGTCAGTGACGGCTCTCCTCTTCAAGCCGCTGCAAGCGGCCTTCTAAATCGTCGCCGCAGAAAGCGGCCTCCCCACCTCTTCATCTTCCCGTCGGGGGGTGAAATCCCGGCTTTTTCAACCCGCCGCCGGCGACCATATATATTAGACAACCAGACCCAAATCCTTTACAAGACTGTTCCGAAACGCCGTCACCACGGGTCTTTCCGTGTGCTCGGCAAAAAATGCGCTCCCGATAAAGGCATTATGAGCAAACTAGAAAATATACGTAATTTCAGCATCATCGCCCATATCGACCATGGCAAGTCGACCTTGGCCGACCGCATTCTCGAGATCACCGGCATGGTCGGCGACCGCGAGAAAAAAGACCAGTACCTTGATAAAATGGAACTGGAACGCGAACGCGGCATCACCATCAAGGCGCAGACCGTGCGAATTCCGTATACCGATACGGATGGGCAGAAATACATCCTGAATCTCATCGACACGCCCGGTCACGTCGACTTCAGTTATGAAGTCTCGCGTTCTCTGTCGGCCTGCGAAGGCGCACTGCTCGTGGTTGACTCCACGCAGGGCGTCGAGGCCCAGACTCTCGCCAACGTGTATCTCGCACTTGATAACGACCTCGAAGTCATTCCGGTGTTGAACAAAATCGACCTGCCGAGTGCAGACCCCGAGGCGATCAGCCACGAGATCGAAGACGTGATCGGTCTGGACTGCTCTCACCCGATCATGGTTTCGGCCAAGACCGGCCTGAACGTGCAGGAAGTCCTCGACGCGGTCATCAATCTGCTGCCTCCGCCCGAGGGTGATGCAAATGCACCACTCAAGGCGCTTATTTTCGACTCCTGGTATGACTCGTATCAGGGCGTTGTCGTGCTGTTCCGCATTATTGACGGCACGCTCAAGAAGGGCGACAGAATCAAGATTTTCTCCACGGGCAAGAACTTTGATGTCACGCGGGTCGGCGCATTCATGCCCGAAGCCGTGGATATCAAGGCTATGGGACCGGGCGAAGTCGGATTCATGTGTGCATCCATGAAGGAACTCGGCGATGCGCCAGTCGGCGATACCATCACCAATGCCGAGAACCCTGTGACTGCTCCTTATCCCGGCTTTAAGCCGGTTAAGCCCATGGTTTTCTCGGGCCTGTATCCCATCGAGCCTTCGGAATATGAGACGCTCAAGGCGGCTCTGGAAAAGCTCCAGCTCAATGACGCGGCGTTCAGCTACGAACCGGAAACCTCGCAGGCTCTGGGCTTCGGCTTCCGTTGCGGGTTCCTCGGTTTGCTGCATATCGAGATCATTCAGGAACGGTTGGAGCGCGAGTTCGAGGCCAAGCTCATCACCACGGCCCCGTCCGTCATCTATGAGGTGGCTGATATCCATGGCGATATCATGACTATCGACAATCCGTCCAAGCTGCCTGATCCGTCGCATATCGGCAGCATTCGCGAGCCGTTCGTGCGTCTTGAAGTGCATGTGCCCAACGAATTCGTGGGAGCGGTACTGGCTCTGTGCGAGGAGAAACGCGGCATCCAGAAAAATATGGCCTACCTGACAGAGAAGCGCGTGGTCATCACGTATGAGATCCCATTCGCCGAGGTTATGTACGACTTCTTTGACAAGCTCAAATCCTCCACCAAGGGGTATGCGAGCCTGGATTACGAGGTCATCGATTACCGCGAGGCTGACCTCGTGCGTCTTGATATCCTCATCAACGGCGACCCTGTAGACGCATTCTCCTGCATCGTGCACCGTGAGAACGCGGCTCGTATTGGCCGGTCGCTGGCGCTCAAGCTGAAACGCTCGATTCCGCGCCAGATGTTTGAAGTGGTCATTCAGGCCGCTATCGGCAACAAGATCGTCGCCAAGGAACGCAATGCGCCGTTTCGCAAGGACGTCACCGCCAAATGTTACGGCGGCGACATCACACGTAAACGTAAATTGCTCGAAAAACAGAAAGAGGGTAAGAAACGCATGCGCCGTATGGGCAATGTGGAAATACCCCAGGAAGCATTTCTCTCAGTACTCAAAGCCGACGAAGACTAGCAGGCTGATCCGAATGCCCCCGATTACGGCGTTTCCCGTTTGCGAAGACGCCTCTGCACAACCCTGTGCATACCGGGCCGCGTAGTGACGCGCCGTACACAAGAGACTTCTTACAAGTATAAAAAATTGGAATACGTATTATGACTCAAAGCTCTCTGAAATCATTCCGCGACTCCATCGAGGCCATTGTCGTCGCCCTGCTGCTCGCTTTTGTTATCCGCGCCTTTATTGTTCAAGCTTTCAAAATCCCGTCCGGCTCCATGCTGGAAACTCTGCAAATCGGTGATCACCTGTTGGTCACCAAGTTCGCCTACGATGTGCGCCTGCCGTCCAACA
The genomic region above belongs to uncultured Pseudodesulfovibrio sp. and contains:
- a CDS encoding HEPN domain-containing protein, encoding MNSFVNNLTDDILKARYAGFASVAGCGVYELSIKSLLLRFAKTRDRIFFNYVEKKFDRINARIKLQDLKRDYLQRFGTKYVTNFTDLIHFEEEQQIKNNRISITSSYSNIIQWRHNFAHEGKTPQYASFNEVIDSYNAGKTILDCFYITIFDT
- a CDS encoding glycosyltransferase, which encodes MGKTHHRVSIIIPAWNNWELSCKCLQSLHEHTHGISFEVILVDNGSTDKTPHDGPLLGQALFGDSFTYAQLPDNMGFAKACNHGASESRGKLLLFLNNDTTVTSGWLPPLVEALKGQPRLGGVGPLLVFPDETFRAQSVQHLGIAVHYGPNFQHLYEMFPASHPVVQRQRKLSAITAAAFLIPATLYAAHGGFHEGYVNGMEDMDLCSRIAGQGGYFTVVPESVVQHHTNCTPGRFDMETENQCLLEQRCRSVEETCCRLHAEDGFESAFTPWLTLVPKLPEERVRALDAEYGGVRDLDQLHALIQQEPLWDTGYISIIRESLTADNPVFATMMSHLRTLLCPSFIAFRNHLEFMRLFGNDALAQEFGNKVARIDAALADKTALVQKARAIEMKTRDPLTVAALEVWRKQNAPE
- a CDS encoding DUF262 domain-containing protein, whose product is MPQTLTDIEDIEIEDKEKEEESSHVQYDIASYPSDLTLTGVWDMWKTDAIFIPNFQRKFVWTIGQASLLIDSFLCGLPVPPVFFYIDEDNKNLVIDGQQRIMSIVYFLEGFFGPEDTQKRRQVFRLKLPQKNPYSNMSFADLSSSDQRKLLHSSVLRAINIRQINPEDKGSSAFHIFERLNTGGTPLTPQEIRNCVFRGEFAELLTHLNTDLNWRKIIGKPYPDKHQKDIELILRIFSLTGSGAEYEKPMRDFLNSNMREHRDGNTLKVHNFKDIFPKITKYVIDNLGEKPFHLRGPLNTSAMDSVMSTIIDCFSSMPSNFSDRYHSLKNTDEFREYTTLGTTDATIIKKRFSLVRNELLN
- the lepA gene encoding translation elongation factor 4, whose translation is MSKLENIRNFSIIAHIDHGKSTLADRILEITGMVGDREKKDQYLDKMELERERGITIKAQTVRIPYTDTDGQKYILNLIDTPGHVDFSYEVSRSLSACEGALLVVDSTQGVEAQTLANVYLALDNDLEVIPVLNKIDLPSADPEAISHEIEDVIGLDCSHPIMVSAKTGLNVQEVLDAVINLLPPPEGDANAPLKALIFDSWYDSYQGVVVLFRIIDGTLKKGDRIKIFSTGKNFDVTRVGAFMPEAVDIKAMGPGEVGFMCASMKELGDAPVGDTITNAENPVTAPYPGFKPVKPMVFSGLYPIEPSEYETLKAALEKLQLNDAAFSYEPETSQALGFGFRCGFLGLLHIEIIQERLEREFEAKLITTAPSVIYEVADIHGDIMTIDNPSKLPDPSHIGSIREPFVRLEVHVPNEFVGAVLALCEEKRGIQKNMAYLTEKRVVITYEIPFAEVMYDFFDKLKSSTKGYASLDYEVIDYREADLVRLDILINGDPVDAFSCIVHRENAARIGRSLALKLKRSIPRQMFEVVIQAAIGNKIVAKERNAPFRKDVTAKCYGGDITRKRKLLEKQKEGKKRMRRMGNVEIPQEAFLSVLKADED